Proteins from one Bombus pascuorum chromosome 15, iyBomPasc1.1, whole genome shotgun sequence genomic window:
- the LOC132914623 gene encoding vascular endothelial growth factor receptor 3-like isoform X1 — MSVRIQSLLIYSMLVSFYLCNGSYAGDTNEFVGTVRNLSVTVLQDPKYVGKQNAYKYLRLNISWLPPDSSRQPSSYSVIITGIPIRERTSITECPEGSLFFISKDSIKHNVVLPEYNDLFDITDLYIQLNCSYKVQVLANPRSKYIVNTPEVLYTVPECIDHLCSCVNAKTTLPIPKVNISQKENEIVVTWSTTSNISNIQYYIISIGVPIFISKKGLPVYNMTKLVQVPVDKTVFSWDLKVNNQYIEIKDGYKIAVNAVNHHGCSGLEGDIIVHFISSVNHNIWFILIGILTSCILFGIVSFLLYRNYNFFMVHNSNKSGTCTISECKCKWTKAILQKFNVLYIKYESEEGYMEGTDNLKVAFKSVKLIRELGTGQFGKVYLGQLDDKNNTSVAVKMSQQIDISNNSETQQEFIKEIEIMRMAGNHPHLVSLIGYCIKPTQPTCILLEYMQGGDLLTYLHDQRKQQKNETNNYKPGQYTNITNNCREENDVSETLYSMCSTIRNTMNSYKSRQYMNIINNCKEETEYRKENWIGRIKGCQFLKFATEIAMGMEHLEAKGITHRDLAARNILLSADFTAKISDFGLSRNSAYVIKDIKKKTRHLPIRWMSPEALHNLAFSSKSDVWSYGVVLWEISTLGAFPYANVQDDRLFRYIVHENGRLEQPDNVPSNIYKLMHSCWSTECENRPNFTQLLSELRILTSHSNNSFWTMSNPCYALPFSDNIA, encoded by the exons ATGTCAGTACGAATTCAATCGTTGTTAATATACAGTATgcttgtttcattttatttatgtaatggAAGCTATGCGGGAGATACGAACGAATTTGTTGGTACTGTGCGAAACTTGAGTGTGACAGTTTTACAAGATCCGAAATATGTAGGAAAGCaaaatgcatataaatatttaagattGAATATATCTTGGTTACCACCAGACAGCTCTAGGCAGCCTTCCTCTTACAG CGTTATAATCACAGGCATACCAATAAGGGAGAGAACAAGTATCACAGAATGTCCAGAAGGATCACTTTTCTTTATATCGAAAGACAGTATAAAACATAATGTAGTGCTTCCTGAATACAAcgatttatttgatattacaGATCTGTATATACAACTCAATTGTTCTTATAAGGTGCAAGTCCTGGCAAATCCAAGGTcaaaatatatagtaaatacaCCTGAA GTTCTTTATACAGTTCCTGAATGTATAGATCATTTATGCAGTTGTGTTAATGCCAAAACAACACTGCCGATTCCAAAAGTAAACATTTctcaaaaagaaaatgaaattgtcgTAACTTGGAGCACAACTTCTAACATATCCAATATtcagtattatataattag CATTGGTGtaccaatttttatatcaaagaaAGGACTGCCTGTTTATAATATGACAAAACTAGTACAAGTACCTGTAGATAAAACTGTATTTTCATGGGATTTAAAAGTCAATAATcagtatatagaaattaaagatgGTTATAAAATAGCAGTTAATGCTGTTAATCATCATGGATGCTCTGGACTAGAGGGAgatattattgtacatttcATATCATCAGTAAATCACAATATA tgGTTTATACTAATTGGAATATTAACCAGTTGTATTCTATTTGGAATTGTAAGTTTCTTATTATATCGTaactataatttctttatggTACATAACAGCAATAAGTCTGGAACATGCACAATTTCtgaatgtaaatgtaaatggaCAAAAGCAATACTACAGAAGTTCAAcgttttgtatattaaatacgaATCAGAG gAAGGATATATGGAAGGGACAGATAATTTGAAAGTGGCATTCAAAAGTGTAAAATTAATACGTGAGCTGGGTACTGGTCAGTTTGGAAAAGTATATCTTGGTCAGTTAGATGATAAAAACAATACTTCAGTTGCTGTAAAAATGTCTCAACAAATAGATATATCCAACAATTCTGAAACACAGCaggaatttataaaagaaattgaaataatgaGAATGGCTGGAAATCATCCTCATTTAGTAAGCCTCATAGGTTACTGCATTAAACCTACACAACCAACATGTATCCTGCTTGAATATATGCAAGGTGGAGATCTATTAACTTACTTGCATGAtcaaagaaaacaacaaa agaatgaaacaaataattacaaacCTGGacaatatacaaatattaccaATAATTGTAGAGAAGAAAATGATGTTTCAGAAA CTTTGTATTCTATGTGTTCTACAATACGGAACACAATGAATAGTTACAAATCTAGgcaatatatgaatattatcaacaattgtaaagaagaaacagaatatagaaaagaaaattggatTGGTAGAATAAAAGGATgtcaatttctaaaatttgccACAGAAATTGCTATGGGCATGGAGCACTTGGAAGCTAAAGGAATTACTCATAGAGATCTTGCAGCcagaaatattcttcttagCGCAGATTTCACTGCCAAG ATTTCCGACTTCGGGCTTTCTCGCAATAGTGCGTACgtgataaaagatattaagaaaaaaacaCGTCATCTTCCAATTAGATGGATGTCTCCAGAAGCTTTGCATAATTTAGCCTTCTCTTCAAAAAGTGATGTATGGTCTTATGGAGTGGTACTTTGGGAAATTAGTACATTAGGTGCGTTTCCTTATGCAAATGTACAAGATGATCgcctatttcgttatattgtTCACGAGAATGGTCGTTTAGAGCAACCAGACAATGTTCCTTCgaacatttacaaattaatgcaTTCTTGTTGGTCTACAGAGTGTGAGAACAGACCAAATTTTACGCAGTTGCTCTCCGAACTACGAATTCTAACCTCACATTCCAACAATTCTTTCTGGACAATGTCTAATCCCTGTTATGCATTACCATTCTCAGACAATATTGCATAa
- the LOC132914637 gene encoding protein Dr1, translated as MASAATSPTEDDELTLPRASINKIIKEILPHVRVANESRELILNCCTEFIHLVSSEANEICNQQQKKTINAEHILQALEKLGFGDYSVEAEAVLRDCKAVAAKRRRQSTRLENLGIPEEELLRQQQELFAKAREEQAVAEQQQWQQLQAVAKMASILQSDSEQEDYS; from the coding sequence ATGGCCTCGGCTGCTACATCACCGACAGAAGACGATGAATTAACATTACCACGTGCATCGATCAACAAGataatcaaagaaattttaccaCATGTACGAGTAGCAAACGAATCCCgggaattgatattaaattgttgcacagaatttattcatttagtTTCTTCCGAGgcgaatgaaatttgtaatcaACAACAGAAGAAAACCATTAACGCTGAACATATTCTTCAAGCACTTGAAAAACTTGGATTTGGAGATTATAGTGTAGAAGCCGAGGCGGTTCTACGAGATTGCAAAGCTGTCGCTGCTAAACGAAGACGTCAGAGCACTAGATTAGAAAATTTGGGAATTCCAGAAGAAGAACTCCTTAGACAACAACAAGAATTATTTGCAAAAGCAAGAGAAGAACAAGCGGTTGCTGAACAACAACAGTGGCAACAATTACAAGCAGTTGCAAAAATGGCCTCGATATTACAGTCTGATAGTGAACAAGAAGATTACTCATAA
- the LOC132914623 gene encoding receptor-like tyrosine-protein kinase kin-16 isoform X2, which translates to MSVRIQSLLIYSMLVSFYLCNGSYAGDTNEFVGTVRNLSVTVLQDPKYVGKQNAYKYLRLNISWLPPDSSRQPSSYSVIITGIPIRERTSITECPEGSLFFISKDSIKHNVVLPEYNDLFDITDLYIQLNCSYKVQVLANPRSKYIVNTPEVLYTVPECIDHLCSCVNAKTTLPIPKVNISQKENEIVVTWSTTSNISNIQYYIISIGVPIFISKKGLPVYNMTKLVQVPVDKTVFSWDLKVNNQYIEIKDGYKIAVNAVNHHGCSGLEGDIIVHFISSVNHNIWFILIGILTSCILFGIVSFLLYRNYNFFMVHNSNKSGTCTISECKCKWTKAILQKFNVLYIKYESEEGYMEGTDNLKVAFKSVKLIRELGTGQFGKVYLGQLDDKNNTSVAVKMSQQIDISNNSETQQEFIKEIEIMRMAGNHPHLVSLIGYCIKPTQPTCILLEYMQVLYNTMYSAIENETNNYKPGQYTNITNNCREENDVSETLYSMCSTIRNTMNSYKSRQYMNIINNCKEETEYRKENWIGRIKGCQFLKFATEIAMGMEHLEAKGITHRDLAARNILLSADFTAKISDFGLSRNSAYVIKDIKKKTRHLPIRWMSPEALHNLAFSSKSDVWSYGVVLWEISTLGAFPYANVQDDRLFRYIVHENGRLEQPDNVPSNIYKLMHSCWSTECENRPNFTQLLSELRILTSHSNNSFWTMSNPCYALPFSDNIA; encoded by the exons ATGTCAGTACGAATTCAATCGTTGTTAATATACAGTATgcttgtttcattttatttatgtaatggAAGCTATGCGGGAGATACGAACGAATTTGTTGGTACTGTGCGAAACTTGAGTGTGACAGTTTTACAAGATCCGAAATATGTAGGAAAGCaaaatgcatataaatatttaagattGAATATATCTTGGTTACCACCAGACAGCTCTAGGCAGCCTTCCTCTTACAG CGTTATAATCACAGGCATACCAATAAGGGAGAGAACAAGTATCACAGAATGTCCAGAAGGATCACTTTTCTTTATATCGAAAGACAGTATAAAACATAATGTAGTGCTTCCTGAATACAAcgatttatttgatattacaGATCTGTATATACAACTCAATTGTTCTTATAAGGTGCAAGTCCTGGCAAATCCAAGGTcaaaatatatagtaaatacaCCTGAA GTTCTTTATACAGTTCCTGAATGTATAGATCATTTATGCAGTTGTGTTAATGCCAAAACAACACTGCCGATTCCAAAAGTAAACATTTctcaaaaagaaaatgaaattgtcgTAACTTGGAGCACAACTTCTAACATATCCAATATtcagtattatataattag CATTGGTGtaccaatttttatatcaaagaaAGGACTGCCTGTTTATAATATGACAAAACTAGTACAAGTACCTGTAGATAAAACTGTATTTTCATGGGATTTAAAAGTCAATAATcagtatatagaaattaaagatgGTTATAAAATAGCAGTTAATGCTGTTAATCATCATGGATGCTCTGGACTAGAGGGAgatattattgtacatttcATATCATCAGTAAATCACAATATA tgGTTTATACTAATTGGAATATTAACCAGTTGTATTCTATTTGGAATTGTAAGTTTCTTATTATATCGTaactataatttctttatggTACATAACAGCAATAAGTCTGGAACATGCACAATTTCtgaatgtaaatgtaaatggaCAAAAGCAATACTACAGAAGTTCAAcgttttgtatattaaatacgaATCAGAG gAAGGATATATGGAAGGGACAGATAATTTGAAAGTGGCATTCAAAAGTGTAAAATTAATACGTGAGCTGGGTACTGGTCAGTTTGGAAAAGTATATCTTGGTCAGTTAGATGATAAAAACAATACTTCAGTTGCTGTAAAAATGTCTCAACAAATAGATATATCCAACAATTCTGAAACACAGCaggaatttataaaagaaattgaaataatgaGAATGGCTGGAAATCATCCTCATTTAGTAAGCCTCATAGGTTACTGCATTAAACCTACACAACCAACATGTATCCTGCTTGAATATATGCAAG TTTTGTATAATACTATGTATTCTGCTATagagaatgaaacaaataattacaaacCTGGacaatatacaaatattaccaATAATTGTAGAGAAGAAAATGATGTTTCAGAAA CTTTGTATTCTATGTGTTCTACAATACGGAACACAATGAATAGTTACAAATCTAGgcaatatatgaatattatcaacaattgtaaagaagaaacagaatatagaaaagaaaattggatTGGTAGAATAAAAGGATgtcaatttctaaaatttgccACAGAAATTGCTATGGGCATGGAGCACTTGGAAGCTAAAGGAATTACTCATAGAGATCTTGCAGCcagaaatattcttcttagCGCAGATTTCACTGCCAAG ATTTCCGACTTCGGGCTTTCTCGCAATAGTGCGTACgtgataaaagatattaagaaaaaaacaCGTCATCTTCCAATTAGATGGATGTCTCCAGAAGCTTTGCATAATTTAGCCTTCTCTTCAAAAAGTGATGTATGGTCTTATGGAGTGGTACTTTGGGAAATTAGTACATTAGGTGCGTTTCCTTATGCAAATGTACAAGATGATCgcctatttcgttatattgtTCACGAGAATGGTCGTTTAGAGCAACCAGACAATGTTCCTTCgaacatttacaaattaatgcaTTCTTGTTGGTCTACAGAGTGTGAGAACAGACCAAATTTTACGCAGTTGCTCTCCGAACTACGAATTCTAACCTCACATTCCAACAATTCTTTCTGGACAATGTCTAATCCCTGTTATGCATTACCATTCTCAGACAATATTGCATAa
- the LOC132914626 gene encoding protein I'm not dead yet codes for MMASQTDDPYPEIIDSTNKRKTDGFARLLIQFLSIYWRSFVIVLWPLILFPIVMVETTEVIAMRCLYVVGLMGMFWMTEVLPLPITGLIPVVLYPLMGIMNTGDTCTCYMNDTTMMFIGSMVIAIVIENSGLHMRIALLIIKMIGCSHRRLTLGLFCVTMFLSMWISNTAATTMMLPIVETVLLELEAQGLGNMFIQEENSCGGEEGTEPMKKPTRITMVYYLVTSYASSLGGIGTLVGTGTNLTLKGFFEKRFPNSSGISLTSWMLYSVPPMLLMGFLTWLWLQVMYMGMFRPNSKDAQAIDIGSQGEKVAATVIEKKYKELGPITWHESVVGILFFAVVLLWFFRNPGFIRGWPSYLTDLNVKDSTTAACVTILFFVLPSKLDFLRSFDPDPVNRPTKPSPSMISWKMINQKMHWSLILVLGGGFAISAGSTSSKLSSILGNALIALQSIHPFAILVIVCMFVEMVTELTSNVAVANIILPVLAEMCVALRIHPLYLMMPASLCCSFSFHLPVGTPPNAIATAAGHIKTRDIALAGIGPSVITLLVTTFAFATWGTYIFNLSEFPDWAT; via the exons ATGATGGCGTCACAGACCGATGATCCGTATCCGGAAATCATCGATTCCACCAACAAAAG AAAGACAGACGGGTTTGCAAGATTGTTGATACAATTCCTTTCAATCTACTGGAGATCGTTCGTGATCGTACTATGGCCACTGATCCTGTTTCCTATCGTTATGGTCGAGACTACGGAG GTAATAGCGATGCGATGCCTATACGTGGTTGGTTTGATGGGAATGTTTTGGATGACCGAGGTGCTTCCCTTACCAATCACAGGTTTAATTCCTGTCGTTCTCTATCCACTGATGGGTATAATGAATACCGGTGATACCTGTACCTGCTATATGAACGACACCACGATGATGTTTATCGGTAGCATGGTGATTGCGATCGTTATTGAAAACTCTGGCCTGCATATGCGCATCGCGCTACTGATCATTAAAATGATCGGCTGCAGTCATCGAAG ATTAACATTGGGCTTGTTCTGTGTAACCATGTTTCTGTCGATGTGGATTTCAAATACCGCTGCCACGACCATGATGTTACCCATTGTCGAAACTGTTCTATTAGAACTTGAAGCA CAAGGTTTGGGTAACATGTTtattcaagaagaaaatagctGTGGAGGTGAAGAGGGTACGGAACC GATGAAGAAACCGACTCGTATCACGATGGTTTACTATCTCGTAACGTCATATGCTTCCAGTCTCGGAGGCATTGGCACATTGGTTGGAACAGGCACCAACTTGACGTTAAAAGGATTCTTCGAAAA ACGATTCCCAAACAGTTCAGGTATTAGTCTAACATCTTGGATGCTCTATTCTGTCCCACCGATGCTTCTGATGGGCTTCCTCACGTGGCTTTGGCTTCAAGTTATGTACATGGGAATGTTCAGACCAAATAGCAAAGATGCACAAGCTATTGATATCGGCTCGCAAGGAGAGAAGGTTGCAGCGACCGTGATcgagaaaaaatacaaagaactCGGCCCAATTACGTGGCATGAATCCGTTGTTGGTATCCTTTTCTTTGCAGTTGTACTCCTGTGGTTCTTCAGAAATCCTGGATTCATAAGGGGTTGGCCAAGTTACCTTACTGATTT AAACGTGAAAGACTCAACAACAGCTGCTTGCGTTACCATTCTCTTCTTCGTATTACCATCCAAACTTGATTTCCTTCGGTCGTTTGATCCAGATCCGGTTAATCGTCCGACCAAACCATCGCCAAGCATGATTAGTTGGAAAATGATAAATCAGAAGATGCATTGGAGTTTGATCTTAGTTTTGGGTGGTGGATTCGCTATCTCGGCTGGAAGCACCAGTTCCAAGCTTTCCTCCATTCTAGGAAATGCTCTTATAGCTTTACAATCGATACATCCATTTGCAATATTGGTTATTGTATGTATGTTTGTGGAAATGGTGACAGAACTGACTTCTAATGTTGCCGTTGCAAACATTATTTTGCCTGTTTTGGCAGAAATG TGTGTTGCTTTACGAATACATCCACTATACTTGATGATGCCAGCCTCTCTATGTTGCTCTTTCTCGTTTCACTTACCAGTAGGTACACCGCCAAATGCAATTGCTACTGCAGCTGGTCATATAAAAACTAGAGATATCGCGTTGGCTGGAATAGGACCTAGTGTTATAACACTTCTCGTTACAACATTTGCATTTGCCACTTGGGGCACATACATCTTTAATCTGTCCGAGTTCCCTGACTGGGCAACTTAA